A single window of Sphingobacteriales bacterium DNA harbors:
- a CDS encoding carboxypeptidase-like regulatory domain-containing protein, whose translation MFSTKKNIFIATFLSILGFALHAQQYIVEGIVLDKATKERIFYADVYIKGTTIGTSSDDTGYFKIILDQYYDSIAVSFLGYNDNSQKLLKQTRQYISFELETASNELFETVIYANRESIEDFLLKKIQQYKPKNDLRSLQNYAYKTYSKVEIDIKNISEKTQGRKVLKPFAFIFNNIDSTSEEEPFLPMMIAETISDVYYSKSQNKLREEIIASKISGLEDESFSEFLGATATQYNIYDNSYNIMNKEFISPIAPNGKMFYEYKVIDTILLQNIIHYKMQFKPKGESSNTFFGSLIVSEHNFAIKQMNLSMAKHVNINFIKRIELKQNYEFANQKFWMLSDDYIAVEFMPLEKKPSFIIRRNTTHKDFQIEESHIDAKVKSMKEDVVYNEDLKKDNAFWDSTRFTPLSKNEAAVYYMIDTLQSLKPYKTISYFMNLLINGYIKAGPVSFGPVFNAISYNQLEGWRFRLGMKTNDKLSKRFVFEGFGAYGLRDKDWKYGLSGDFLLMKYPRQVLSLSYIKDVSKLRRTQEVISTDNLLSQAILRNRNMKLLLAEEAKIRYNIEWKKGQSQSITFQNRRIHPKLVPFVYAKNDNEILNNQDIINTTEIILNTRVAFGEKFLFSNEIFRSSINRTSIPVLNFEYVIGIKDIFKSQYNYQKITLSFAHLIPIRPIGKLEIKLQTGKVFGKVPFILSEVHDGNQTFGYNSNAFNLMNDYEFYSDQYFQWILIHHFEGFFLNKIPGVRKLKLREYVDFRGVWGNANAANRIANSESGIKEIGKTPYLEIGFGLENVLKFFKLGAACRLTHRTPDAPKWSFLFGLDFDF comes from the coding sequence ATGTTTTCTACAAAAAAAAATATTTTTATTGCTACATTTTTGAGCATTTTGGGTTTTGCTTTGCATGCACAGCAATATATTGTAGAAGGTATTGTGCTTGATAAAGCAACAAAAGAGAGAATATTTTATGCTGATGTATATATAAAAGGTACGACAATTGGCACATCTTCTGATGATACTGGCTATTTTAAAATAATTTTAGATCAATATTATGATTCAATAGCTGTTTCTTTCTTAGGTTATAATGATAATAGCCAGAAGTTATTAAAACAAACAAGGCAATATATAAGTTTTGAGTTAGAAACTGCATCAAACGAACTTTTTGAAACAGTAATTTATGCTAATAGAGAATCGATAGAAGATTTTTTACTAAAAAAAATTCAGCAATATAAACCTAAGAATGATTTAAGAAGTCTACAGAATTATGCCTACAAAACTTATTCAAAAGTTGAGATTGATATAAAAAATATTTCTGAAAAAACTCAAGGTAGAAAAGTATTAAAACCATTTGCGTTTATTTTTAATAATATAGATAGCACATCTGAAGAAGAACCATTTTTGCCTATGATGATTGCAGAAACTATTTCTGATGTGTACTATTCGAAATCCCAAAATAAGCTTAGAGAAGAAATAATTGCCTCGAAAATATCTGGACTAGAAGATGAAAGTTTTTCTGAGTTTCTTGGTGCTACAGCTACTCAATATAATATTTATGATAATTCATATAATATTATGAATAAAGAATTTATAAGTCCAATAGCCCCAAATGGAAAAATGTTTTATGAATATAAAGTAATAGATACAATTTTATTGCAAAATATTATTCATTACAAAATGCAATTTAAGCCAAAAGGAGAAAGTTCTAATACATTTTTTGGCAGCTTAATAGTTTCAGAACACAATTTTGCTATTAAGCAAATGAATCTAAGTATGGCAAAACATGTGAATATTAATTTTATTAAAAGGATAGAATTAAAACAAAATTATGAGTTTGCAAATCAAAAATTTTGGATGCTGAGTGATGATTATATTGCAGTAGAGTTTATGCCATTAGAAAAAAAACCATCATTCATTATAAGAAGAAATACCACTCACAAAGATTTCCAAATAGAAGAAAGTCATATTGATGCGAAAGTTAAAAGTATGAAAGAAGATGTGGTGTATAATGAAGATCTAAAAAAGGATAACGCATTTTGGGATAGCACAAGATTTACACCACTCTCAAAAAACGAAGCTGCTGTTTATTATATGATAGATACACTTCAATCATTAAAACCATATAAGACGATATCATATTTCATGAATTTATTGATTAATGGGTATATAAAAGCCGGTCCAGTTTCATTTGGTCCAGTATTTAATGCAATTAGTTACAATCAACTCGAAGGTTGGCGATTTAGATTAGGCATGAAGACAAATGATAAACTGAGCAAAAGATTTGTGTTTGAAGGATTTGGTGCATATGGATTAAGAGACAAAGATTGGAAATACGGATTGTCTGGAGATTTTTTGCTAATGAAATATCCACGACAAGTACTGTCATTATCATATATAAAAGATGTAAGTAAACTAAGAAGAACACAAGAAGTAATATCAACAGATAATTTATTAAGTCAAGCGATTTTAAGAAATAGGAATATGAAATTGCTATTAGCAGAAGAAGCAAAAATAAGATATAATATTGAATGGAAAAAAGGACAAAGCCAGAGCATCACATTTCAGAATAGAAGAATACATCCCAAATTAGTACCATTTGTATATGCAAAAAATGATAATGAAATTCTGAATAACCAAGATATAATAAATACGACAGAAATAATATTGAATACTAGGGTAGCATTTGGCGAGAAATTTCTTTTTAGTAATGAAATATTTAGAAGTAGTATAAATCGTACATCAATTCCAGTATTGAACTTTGAATACGTAATTGGCATCAAAGATATTTTTAAGAGTCAATATAATTATCAGAAAATCACACTATCATTTGCACATCTAATTCCAATAAGACCAATAGGAAAATTAGAAATTAAATTGCAAACAGGAAAAGTATTTGGTAAGGTTCCATTTATTTTGTCTGAAGTACATGATGGTAATCAGACTTTTGGTTATAATAGCAATGCATTTAATTTAATGAATGATTATGAGTTTTATAGTGACCAATATTTTCAATGGATTTTGATACATCATTTTGAAGGATTCTTTTTAAACAAAATTCCAGGCGTTAGAAAATTAAAGTTAAGAGAATATGTAGATTTTAGAGGTGTTTGGGGTAATGCAAATGCTGCAAATAGAATTGCAAATTCAGAAAGTGGAATTAAAGAAATAGGAAAAACACCATATCTTGAAATTGGATTTGGCTTAGAAAATGTACTCAAGTTTTTTAAATTAGGAGCAGCTTGTAGATTAACACACAGAACACCAGATGCACCCAAATGGAGTTTTCTTTTTGGCTTGGATTTTGATTTCTAA